The Acomys russatus chromosome X, mAcoRus1.1, whole genome shotgun sequence genome segment AGTTTTCCATTAAAGAAAATCTCAGGGCTAGACAGAGTCACTGCTGAATCCATTCAAAATTTCAAAGACCTCATATCATTCTTCTTAACTTGTTCTATGAAATAGAAAGTGAAGGTCCactaccaaatttattctataaaAGTCAATATTATTCTTATCCAAAAATCATgtaaagacacacagaaaaagcAAACTACAGACTTATTTATTTGATGGACATAGTggaaaaattctcaacaaaatatttgcaaattgaATTCAGGAACACATTACGAATATTATACATTACAACCAAGTGGGAATCATATCAGAAAGGCATGATTAGTTCACTATACATACTTTAATAAATGTAAGATGCTACATAAGTGGACATAAGGACAGAAATTATATAGTCACTCCAATTAATACTGAAATACATTTGACAAAGTTCAACATGACTTCTTGATACAAGTTCTGATCTGGACACTTTAGGAATAGATGGAACATAcctgaaaataagaaaactgtagccaacattatattaaatggaaacaaactgagagcatttcctctaaaattaggaacaagacaaggatgctcatttttccttctcctttaagATAGTTCTTGGAGTCTTGGCTATAACAATTACCcaagagaaaaaacacaaaaggaataaaaaataaaaaagcttttgattgctggactttggtAGCCATCTTTGGGAACGAGTCTGGCACAAGAAAGTGTCCAAATAATGGAATAGACCTTGATGGCTGGCTTTAGGGATGTAATTTATGCTGtacaagggagaaggaagggggaagggcaaggcctgccagcaCTGTTTGCCAGGCCTGGGTCAGGTAGGGCCCCTCAAGCATGGTCcagaacttgtgatcttcctatATCTGTCCCCCAAGTACTGTGATACAACACTTCATTTGTAGTATGGCTGAGTCATACGTGTATTGGCACTTAAACAATATAAATGAAAGTAGATGCTTATATAAAATTTTTCACACAAATGTTTCTAgtattgtttctggttttttttttttttttgagacagggtctctctgtgtagccttggctgtcctggactcgctttgtagaccaggctggcctcgaactcacagtcatccgcctgcctctgcctcccgagtgctgggattaaaggcatgcgccaccacgcctggctctagtATTGTTTTTAATACTTGAAAGTAGAAACAATCTAAGCATACATGAAAAGAGAATGGAACAGGACATTCTTTAATCTCATGTCTGTATACTTGTAAAAATCAATTtacctcagggaggcagaggcaggcagatcgctgtgagtttgaggccagcctggtctacaaagcaagttcaggacagccagggctacacagagaaaccctgtcttgaaaaataaaacaaaaccaacaaaacaaaacaaaacaaaacaaaaaaacaaaaacaaaaccctcaattTACCATCTGTCCATTAAATAGATCTGTCTGTTGGCCAGCAAAATatcttagtgggtaaaggcacttgccataaagcttgaggacctgagttcaatctcaaggactcacatggtagaaggaggggATCTGACTcatgacttccacatgtatgccatggcaagcacatatgtgtacacacatatgcacaaaacacatcacacacacacacacacacacacacacacacacgcaaaacaaagcttaaaaaacaattcatttaaaattgATTTGTAGctaggcgcagtggcacacacctttaatcccagcactcaggaggcagaggcaagcggatgactgtgagttcgaggccagcctggtctacagagcgagtccaggacagccagggctacacagagaaaccctgtctcaaataaataaataaataaataaataaataaatattgacttGTTGCCAATATCATGTTGTTCTGATCACTGTCactttaattttgtgtgtttctttcagtTTGTAGGTTATATATAGTCTATTGCTATAAGGTCAATATATCACAATATATGATCAACAGAGATTCCTAATAcctataaatatttcatattttgatgctattataagtgtgaattttcttttttgttatttattacttgtatatacaaatacaatttTCCTAAAGTCATGTATTGAGTTGCAGAATTTGATAATCCTAAAGATATTCTTATGTTTGACAAGCCTTTAGGCCAGTGGTTTTTAACCTATGGGTCACGACATCTTTCaggggttgaacaaccctttcataggggtcacctaaggtcatcagaaaacactgatatttacattacaattcataacagaagcaaaattacaattgtgaagtagcaacaaaaataactatggtagggggtcaccacaacatgaggaattatattaaagggtcacagcattaggaaggttgactCAGAGCGGTTTTACTCAGGGTTACAAAATCAGgcaagaaaagacacacacagggaagcagccagcagaaagacatacatggatTTCCACTTGTCTTTTATTTCAAGTAGGTTTCTTATACATAGCATATAGATAGATTTAACTCTTTCAAGCCCAGTTTCATGTGGGTTTGAACTTAAGTCCGCGTACTTGTGTAGCAAGAACTTCACTCACTAAACTATCTCCTCAGTCTGATTCTTTTAAAGATCTAGCTTGAAATTTCTTCCTTTTGCTGGGCTTagtgactcacgcctttaatcccagcatttggaaggcagaggcaggtgggtcactgtgagttcaagaccagcctggcctataaagtgagtccaggacagccaaggctacacaaagagaccctgtatcaaaaaaccaaaaagaaaaaaaaaaggaaatttcctcCTTTTGAATAAAGTGTTTAGACtatttgcatatataattttttgagaaagggcctctatatgtagccctggctgtctggtaccctttatgtagaccagactgcctcttgagtgctgggattaaagatatgcactactatacccagcttacatatacatttttaactGACAAGCTTcacatggtggtacatgcataTATTCTTAGTATATGCAAGTGGTGCAGTAAAGAAACCACTGAAATGGCCATTTTGTGGTTGGAGGTGAGGAAAGATTTTTATTGTggataagagagagaaagaacatcaAGAGCCATCTGAAAAAGTCTagagccaagaaaaaaagaagcagactggaCATGGCCATATTTGCAAGAGACGGAGAATAGTAGAGAATAGCAAGAGAGAGACTAGCAGGATGGTAGGGAGAGAACATTGAACAGTGGGAATAGTGATAATTCAGGGGTGGGCGTTAGTTACCCTTGGTCTGTACAGAGAGCAAAGTGGGTCTGGGAGAAGGGAAACCTGTTAACTGAAACAGCCTTGGGATTTTGGGTAGAGGTGGAGGTGAGATGGGTTAGGATGTTAGTGTGGACTTTGAAATATAAATGGATACTTATGAATAGGGACTCTAGGAGCCTGAAGGCTAGCATGACCTTCTGTTTCTGTATATGATAGGAAGGTGCTAGATCATCTCAAGGTAAGTAGGATGTGAGCATTGTCAGAATTTCAGGTTTGTGTGCATCTAATAGCCTGTCATATTGTCTGATCTTGGTTTGGTTTCATAGGTGCACTGGTTTCGTATTCCAGAAGGTCGGAAAATTGGCTGCAACAGCTGTAGGAGGTGGATTCTTTCTCCTTCAGGTTTGTATGTTAAGTTTTCCTAGGTGTTTGGAAATTCCACTTGTCCATTAACATATTGTGAAAAAGAgcatatttctcatttctttttttatcactATTAAATTGTAGCTGGCAAACCATACTGGGTACATCAAAGTTGACTGGAAACGAGTAGAGAAGGACATGAAAAAAGCCAAAGAGCAGTTGAAAATTCGTAAGAATAACCAAATACCAACTGAGGTCAAGAGTAAAGCTGAGGAGGTAAGACTTGCTTTGATTAGATTTAGTATATGAAAAGTACAGGCAGTTTTGTGTACAAAAAAGGACATATAACTGTCTCAGCAGCATAAAAAACTTTATGATTACAAAGAACTTGGAGCAGTGAGACAAAAgctatattctgtatgtcatTTTTTGAATATTATTACTGTAGAAACAATTTGCaagagacaaggtttcattatgtaacccaggctagccttactaaattcctgcctcaacctcttgagtgctaggataacaACCATGTGTTATCTCACCCAGTTCAtgaaggcattaaaaaaaatattttactggtggggcatggtggtacatacctgccctctcccccaggacaggatttctctgtgtagcatcgactgtcctggaactcactctgtagacttgactggtctcaaactcaaaggtccatctgcttctgcctccccaagtattgggattacaggcatgtgcgccactgtgcctgcccagctgtggtacatgcctttaattacagtactgggaaggcagaagcagacagatctctgtgggttcaaggccagcctagtttacagagtgaatccaggacagccagggctctgttacagagagaaaccctatctcggagggaaaacaaacaaacaaacaaaaattacttttttatgtgtatgtgttttgcctgtgtgtatatctgtacaatatgtgcatgcctggtgctttttggggctagaagagggcatcagatcccctggaactagagttgcagatggctgtgagctgccatgtgggtgatgggaattaaatctgggttctctgaaagaacagccagtgttcttaactactgagatgtctctccagcctcttgtaaAGTTTAGTGATTAAAATATTTGATGACCTTTGTCAGtgaatgaaaatagaaaggggATGAATATAGTAGTTGTAGTTAACTAGTTTTTATAGGAACAGGGGTACTACAGTGGGTGGGGTGTATTGTCAATGTAAACATTTTGAGTTACATTTTATCTCTATGCCTGCTTGTCTTTGAATAGCCAAACTCTGTTTGTTCTGCACATAACTAATATAAATGCTTGGATAATAGGTTGCTAGACTTTTTCTGAGGATAGCCAGATggtaaatattttcagattttgaGTTATGGTCTCTATGTCACAACAGCCAGATTTCCTCATATAGAGTAAAAATAGACATAGATGATATATGACtttcacaaatataaatatgcactcatatatacatatgttcccagatacacatataaaaatgcaagtgaaatttttttcctcaagtaCTTCGTTTAAGGAAGTACTAGAAGTATATGAAAGTTCTGGAGAGTTAAGGGCTACAGTGTAAGTTAGGCAAACAGGCATAATGTCCTAGGTTCAGTTTTGTTTCTaggataaaatattctgaccaagaacaaaggagaaagagtttattcagcttacaattcTAGGTTTCAAGCCATTGCCgagaggaagtcaaggcaggagcttgggcAGCTAATCACATTAATCCTAAAATTGAGAGATGAGAGAAACAAATGGATCTATGCTGACTGCATTATCTATGAGTGATGTATTTAATTCACAGTCAAAGACCATGTGGCAAGAACCACAGAGAATGCTGTTTGCTGGTTGTCAGAGAGGCTTATGCTCACCCAGCTTTCTTGTATAGTTCATGACTAcctgtctagggaatggtgctgcccacagtatGTTTAGCCATCCTACATCAGTCAACTTAAGACAGTTCCCTATGCACATGCCCAGGTCAGTATGAtgtaggccagtggttctcaaccttaatGCTGTAGCCCCTTAATACAATTCTtcaagctgggaatggtggcacacacctttaatcccagtactcgtgagtttgaggccagcctggtctacacagcgagtacaggaaagccaaagctaaatagagaaaccctgtctcgaaacacacacacacacacacacacacacacacacacacacacacacacacaaacccaaacaaacaaaaacaaaaaacaattcttcatgttgtggtgacccccaaccataaaattatttttgttgctacagcataactgtaattttgttattgttataaaccataatgcaaatatctgtgtcttccaatggtcttaggcaaccaagacccacaggttgagaaccaatttTTCAATTTAGATTCTTTTCTCAGAGAATTGTAGGTATGTCATGTGGACAGTTAGACCTAACCAGGACATCTAGATACAGTGGTAGTGAAGAGACATTGGGGACTTTGCATATGGTACAAGGAGGATGGACTCACAAAGTGATGGGAATACATAATGGTGAAAATGGCCTACTCAGTTGGAAAGTAAAGATACTGTGCTTAACTTCAAGAAATGATTTGGCCAGGCCCAGGgatatggcttagtgggtaaagtgacTGCCATGCAAGTCTGAAGACCAGAGTtttggattcccagcattcatgtaAATGCAAGGTGGGTGTGGCCTGCCTTCTGTCCCAGGGCTATGTCAAGAATCACTAGAGcatgctggctagccagtctagcccaaATGGTAATCTCTAGGTCCAGCGAGAGGTCCTGCCTCAATATATAATGTGGGAGTGAGCCAGGAAGACACATATAAATCTTGGCCctccatatgtatgtgcatatgttcattcacatgtatgtaccacaaatacacacatgcacacaccacataatgcaaaaacaaaaagaaatgattatGCCAGAATGTTGGATATATTATTTCACATTTAAATTCTAAGGGCAGTGGTCAAGAGAGATAATAAATTGATAAGAAAGCCATACAGGGTACTATCCACATATGCACCAAATCTTAGATGAGTAGAAACTTTTGTAGGAAGGTATAGGGGAAGTGGAAGCTTTGGGTAATACGGAAATAAGACTTTACCTCTAGTCATCAGTAATAGAAATCAGTAACATCCTTAACAGAAATAACTCATTGTATCAAAATCTTCTGTTTTTCAGGTTGTGTCATTTGTAAAGAAGAATGTTCTAGTGACTGGGGGATTTTTTGGAGGCTTTCTGCTTGGCATGGCATCCTAAGAAGTTCACttcattgttctgtttttatctGTTGTTGTCTGTTTCTTGCCAGCAGCTTCTATACTCCAACATAGGACAGTTGacactccttttcctcctcttctcctgtgccTTCCTCCCTGTTGTGGCAAATCTGAATGGCTTCCATAGGCTTCTGCTGGTACAGGGTTAATACAGGCCTTCTCATGAGCTTGACGTGTTGGAAGAGACAATAGATGTTAACTCTTCCAGTACACTCCTTACTTGGTTGATGTGTAGCTTAGCAACATGTTCCTTTTCCTCTATGTAAGACCCTTTCCCAAACTTGATTTGGAATACCAGCATGTAGTTGCCTTAGTATGTTACACGAAAAGGAACCAAATATATTTGCCTTTAAGCATGTAAGATTTTGCTATCTTGgtgtatgctttcttttttaggtGGTTGTCAGCTATAGAAAGAGAGGTATTTATACTTGCTATAATTATCCTGCCAAAATGGCAGTGGAAGTACTAAAACTACAAAGATAAATATGAAATGAACTTCTGCTAAAGAAATATGAAGTAATATAGGGATTGTATTTGGTAGGTGGATCTTTACAGAAACTAACTACAAGAAATTTATTGTTGGATGGTCAGATAAGTCACTTATGGGGATTGAGATCCAGTCCAGAAATATTTTCCACCATGCCACATACTGCATCTCATGGCTGTATTCAAGTGatttaggtgagagaagaaaaaaaaaacctgttggaTATTTATTTCATAGAAAGGATTCTATGCTTTGAAATTTGAACTATTTTTcacatttgttaaaatattagGGACAGAAGTATTCCTTTgtgaaaattctgtttctttattcaaTTTGCAAATACAACATTTAAGCAAGAATTTTAAAGAGATGTTCCAGGCATTCAGAATTGAGAATAGCACATATGAAATAAGTTATTTCCATCAAGTGCAATCTCCATCCAAATTATTCTTGAAAATAAGAGTCTCTGTGTACTTTACATTTTGCCATAATGGCTGTTACCATGACCTCAACTCCCAACTAGAAATCATCTTCCAGAAGCCAAGTATTCTGTCATCTTCCTTGTACCCACAGGGCCTACCACTCAAtagatttcaaatatttattgaatatatttattcatataaagGAAAGCtcctagccaggtgtggcacacacctataatcccagcactcagggagacagagataggtagatctcAGGATTTGAgttcagcttggtctacaaagtgagtccaggacagccagagctgcacagagaaaccttgattcaaaaaaaaaaggaaaaaagaaaaagaaaaagaaaagaaaaaagaaaaagaaaaccaaccaacaaacaaactcCCTGTTAAAGGTTAGGCTTACCCCAAATTAATTCTTATATATGTAGATGATCCCATGTGCAAtggtgtatgtttttgttttgttttgttttgttttgagacagggtttctctgtgtagccttggctgtcatagactcactttgtagaccaggctggtctcaaatgcacagcgatccacctgcctctgcctcccgagtgctgggattacaggcgtgtgccaccacgcccagctgcaatGGTGTATTTTTAAGACCATACATTAAAGATAATTAATTTTGACATACTTTAAGAATAACAtaattagctgggtggtggtgacagcagctgccacctttaattgcagcaccggggaggcagaggcaggcggatctctgtgagaactgagctacatccttaatCCCGAAAGGCATCTTTCTTTTGGGGGATAAGGGACAATAATAGCAGTATTAGTAACtatttgagaaaaacaaatggaTATAAAATACCTGCCTGCTATCGACCCGATTCcttcagcatttttgttttgatatcaTCTGGATCTACTATAATAGGTTTTGGTTAtaaggaaataaagaataaataaaacacctAAAATTCTTAATTCTGATGCTGCCTACCTAActtgtgtaacagtttcctctgagattgaaacattctatcctgcaaggaagctccttaagcaggaagataaacaactcaaaatagcttaaTGAAGTCCCTGAAATTGACCAGATTTTCTAGGATCCTACCTCGCAGAGTAAGCAATACAGTTTCAAAGAAGAAACCAGCTGTGCtacctggaagaggtttagaccaaatGAGTTACTTGAGACACTCTCCAACCTATTGAACTGGCTACAGGTTGTGCAGTATGCTCCAGATTCCCATCTTTTATGAGCTGTcatctgtgctggggtgggctttgatgaggcagctatctttgagtcatttctgctcctgtaagtagctccaataaaactcattggttcaccaagttggattttggtgttatctgtactttggtctgtcaggGGCTCCCTACCCAGGGTGAGTAGATATGTGAGTTGCATCTCCCCATGAAAAGTTCTGTCACACAACACTGACTATAAGGCTGGTCCAAGATGGACTCGCTTAAGACACCAAGATGGATGTCCTGAGTGGGACCCAGCCCCTTCAGGGGAATGGAAACTGAACTTcctatatgttttaaaaatcatctgaCCCTTATCTCAGCAGAGCAGCTTGATCACAGCATCCTGTTTTCCTAAAAGTCCCCTTTGTCAGCATCCTGCTATCCTTATGACCAGAAGCACCCCCTACTCCCAACCCCGGCCAATTTTTTTGCTTACAGCTGTTTCTTTTCACAGGATGCTCTCCTACTCAATTAAAACCacccaacaaaaaaacaaaactgtcgccgggcatggtggcacacacgcctttaatcccagcactcgggtggcagaggcaggcggatcgctgtgagttcgaggccagcctggtctacaaagtgagtccaggatggccaaggctacacagagaaaccctgtctcgaaaaaccaaaaaaaaaaaacaaaaacaaaaaaacaaaaaaaaccaaactgcctTTTATGGGGTTGCTCTTCCTTCAtttggagacagctcagcagttcatGCCTTGAATAAAAACTTTGTCTCcactgggcaaggtggtgcacagcttgggaggcggaggcaggtggattgctgtgagttcaaagccagtctggtctacaaagcgagtccaggccagccaaggctacacaaagagaccctgtctcaaaaaaccaaaaccttttgGCCTCAGTGCAACTGTGGTGATTTAGTTCTCTCATTAGGCCTCACATTGACTTCTAGTGAAAAgtgtttctttcattcctttgttATGCCCAGGTCGTGAGACCCCCATCGATCCCCAGGGACCAgccagatgcatttttttttttttttttttttttttagcaagctCAGGAGCAAGGACCATCTGTTCCCTTTCCCCAGAAACTGAGGAAGGTGGTGCCCCCCCTTAAGGTACAGGGTTTATATAAGGTgcagagcaggagggtgtgtTTTTTTTCTCACCTGCTGCAACATTGTGGGTTCTTCACCTCCTGAGCTGGCCTCCAGgtgtgggggaaggagggggaggggagctttCTCTGGGGGCAGGACACAGGCTGAACACAAGATGGCTTTGTTTAGCTCTGACACCTTCACCATAAATTAGGAATCACTGAACTTGGGAAGACTCTGAGTGTAGGGTTAGGGTAAAAAGTCCAATCTCACTTCTGAGTTTTGAAAACCCACAAATGCCTGAGATCAAAATCCGACCTGTACCTGGGCTTGCTCCAAGCTCAgggcttgaaatcccaccaaaaTTCACCCTGGAAAACTCTGCTCCCATGAAACCCTATAGAaagcctgcctccctctcaggTCTGTGCTCCTTCTCTCAAGGCAGAGTCAGCCACTCTCTTGTGTCTTTCCCAGTAAATCTGTAAGTGTTGgcacttattttttaaactctattttatctGGGGTAttgccatctcttcctcccttccaccagccccttaaccctgggtatgaGAGAGAATGTTAGTGGGGAGACGGAGCGCAGACCTCTTCTcccggctgtttagggtcaaaTGGGTTCTTTGGGGACAATACCAATGTCCGTCAACAGCAAACGCAGCAAGCAGTCTCTTCCAAGCCGCTGCACTGAAACATTTCTCTTCGCCTGCCACACTGGTCTCTGGTTTCTCCAAACTGCTACAAGCCTCACGCCACCACTGCACACCACACCTTGCCTCTCCATGCTCTCCTAGTTATCTTCCTCAGggtcctagaccacgcccctctctgtgcaggcaggctgttaccagctgggaAAGACCATGCCCCgcatgaggcaattatcagctgtggacaaactagagCCCAAAGTAAAATcgcacacttgggattaaaacaaaagcatatttacataacataactgagtttacaaagaacccaaaacttccattacatgtGGTTTGTTTTGCAGTtatgactttgtggtattccttggctcccaaCTGCCAGGATACTTTCCCTTTCAGAGCTCCAACACTTGCATTGGGACACCATTCGCATCAGAGCTATAACGCTTAAGAGTAACAGCCCAGTGAAAATTCACCGTGCCCCAGGCTGGTCCCTGAACCTGAGACTTGGGAATCCCTGCTTCTATGACTCAGCATTAACAGCCAAGCAACACTTCCAACAGCACTGTACCTTTCCACTAGCTCACTGTGCATGCTTTAAAGACCCTATAAAAGCCTGCCCCCTCTGCCCAGTGTGCTGTTCCCAGTCAAAGGCAGCTGCCATTCTGTGTCTCTCCCCAATAAACCTCTTGTGAGGTTTGTTGCATGGTGTAACTATGTGTTATTTCTTGGCTCCTGACTCCCAAAATGcccagctggaaaaaaaatcccttttacAATGTGCCTTCTCTGTCAGAGGGAATGTGAAACATCTGTGGCAAGGCACTGCAGTAAAGATGCAAAAGAACATGTTCCCACTGGCATCTGGAAGGGAACTGAATTGTTGGTATTGATTAGGTTAAAGGAGACTTTGCAGTAATGTAGCATATATCCTATGAAGGGTATCGTTATTCTCATGTTGGAGGGCCTTATGCAACTTAGGTTTTATATTGGCACTACTGATTTTGTTAAATAGCTAGTTATATATTAGCAGGCTTGAAGATTATTGAGGATGGCTCCTGCCACAACCAGCAGTTTATAAAACCAGGAACTAAAACTGAAAGTCTTTGATTACTGATCCAAAGAATGGGATCTGAGTACCTTTGGCCTTGGGTAGATGACATTCTCAACTGTTTGAAAGATCATAAGAATACTATCTAGCCAAGGGCTTTCTGATAAAGAACAGTCATAACTTGTCCACTCTCTCTTGCAACTTAATCCAAATGGGCCTATCAGTTACCTGGATAAGAAAACACCCCTGGGAAAGCTATCTGTTCTGAaaactttagggctggagagatgatgcctcaggggttaagagcactggcggcttttc includes the following:
- the Fundc2 gene encoding FUN14 domain-containing protein 2, which gives rise to MAATSQGNFNGKFEALDLAELTKKQPWWRKLFGQESGPSAEKYSVATQLLIGGVTGWCTGFVFQKVGKLAATAVGGGFFLLQLANHTGYIKVDWKRVEKDMKKAKEQLKIRKNNQIPTEVKSKAEEVVSFVKKNVLVTGGFFGGFLLGMAS